DNA sequence from the Cyprinus carpio isolate SPL01 chromosome B13, ASM1834038v1, whole genome shotgun sequence genome:
ACTGCGGAAAGCCAGGAAAAGATGAGGGTGGAGCTCCTTGCtgaacagaagaaaagaaacaatgaTGAAACTGTGAGGAAGATGATGGACATGACTTTCGCATACAGAAGGCACGAGGTTGTCCATGATTCCCCTTTAGTCGCAGACTTTAGAAGCAGATGGCCCGCTCTTTTTCAAGTGCGTGAGGTAAGTGATTGGATGTTCCCTTTCTTGTATGTTATCAGAGTGTCTTTGCTGAATTGCCCATAAACAAGACCTCTGTTATGTCTTATGTCTAACTTATGtcttcagataaatgctgaattTCGTCGGATCACAACCCTTCCTTTACAGTCCAAATTCCTGTCCCAACTGGATTGGTTCTCTGATGATCTGCTAAAAGTGTTTACCAAAAAGGGTGGAGTGGTTAGAAAAAGGATTCAGGATGTGATGGTGCCAATGTCTCAGGTtgtattgttaatttattaaaacttttttttaatacaagctATTTATATAATGCTCTGTAATTCATAATGACTCAGAGACGTATTGGAGGGTGTTATGTCAAATGTATGAACATCAACAACACTAATCAgatctttaataaaatgttttattgtgtctGTTTTCTAAAGAAAGCCACCATAGAGACCAAGCGAGAGTGCATTCTTAAGGGGCTATGCATCTACCTGAATGAAGATCCACAGGATCTGGTGAGGGAGTATTTGGTGAGTAGAGTTCTCTTTCATTACAAACAGTAATCACTAGTAGTAATAACAAATTTGAGCATACAAAAGACATGAcatgaacttttttgtttttgtttgttttaaaagcagagacagtatttatatatatatatatatatatatatactttattatcttttgatattttaatatcaaaagaaaaCTGCTGAGTTAAtgtaaaatttgacatttttaaatattgagtAAATTGCAAAGCCAAGATAATAGTAAAATATGACTGATGTTAACTTCCCTTTAAACCTTTGAACTCCACATAGCCACTGGTTTAGGTTTACATGATATCATCCTGTTTGATAAGCACAAATCTTAATACAGTCAAGtcaattcacttttatttatatagcacttttatacaatacaaattgtcaatgcagttttattaaacaggaaaatagtttgtcgataattcaagaggacaataacaaacaaacagtcagtttttttaggtaaagtcagttcattgataaTTCagtgtcatcatccagttcagctctcttccaatagtgtctgtgcaatcagtcagggtcagaaagctcttggatttcaatcagaaatatcttaatttgttttcccatgatgaacgaaggtcttacagatttggaatgacatgaggttgagtaattaatgacagaattttcatttttgtgagaagtatccctttaacatacaAAGTAATTACGTTCAGTTTGTTCAGGAATAAAGTCATTAATTTTATGCAAGGGATATGATGCTTGTTTAAGTGAATGGCATTGCATCCATGTctgttgttttgaaaataaagtgACTTACAGCATAGCGTAGTAATGATTTTTTAGATGAAATTAAACATACACAAACCTGTATTTTGGTAAAGAATTGCACCAATTTTGCGGTGCCAAGGACTgcgctgttcttcagaaaatggGAAAAGGCTTGTGTTCAATAACTCAACCACTGGGTTGTCAGAATTGGGGAGGGGTGTGCTGTCAGTAATTGTTTTAACTGTGTCCAGCTTTTTGTTAAAGTAatattgatttgaaatatgtatgtatattctaAAGTGTTTGGGTAAatagtacattttattaattactgtaccattatttatttatttatttagaactatTACATTGAGGTCCACAAGTCTTTAACAAGAGGAGTGCAAGTTTCATAATGGCTGTATTGCAGTTCTcatcaaaattaaactttaactTATTGATTTTACATGACAGACTGACTGTTTAGAATATGAGTCGCATTCTGTGTAGTAACAGCATAATTTCTCcaagtgttaatttatttctttatttttttatatatgccatacatttacccttttttttccccccaaaggaTGTTGATTTTGCGAGCAACGAGGCGGACATCAAGAAGACCGTTTTGGGGATCTATGTTGTAAAACATGAATTTGCTGATACAACAGAAGACCCTGAAGATATCGGCATTGTGCTGGAAGGTGTGGAGGTGCTCTCTGGTTTGGGTAATGTAGCATTGGCTACAGCCATGCTACTTGGGCTAATATACTCTTTAAACCTTACTTATCCACAGGAGCTCCATTACACTTTTGAGGTGCTCCAAAAAATTATTCTGGAGCTGGACTCGCATAAACTGTCCTGCCAAAGCACAGGCACTGAAAACAAAACTCTTCACTTAGAGAGTGTGAGCGGTGCTGTGTTTGAGGGCCCCTTTGTGTTCAAGTTATATGCAATTTCTCATGTTTGCACTTTTCTGAGCAGAGGACatcttatttttcaaaattttggtTTGCTTGTTCAATTGAACGTTTACCATGTTTACAAGTATGAACAAGAAAGCATGCaatttataaagtgtgtgtgcCCCTTTCTAAACTGATGTGGTTTTAAGTTTCTCAGTTGCTCATTTAATTGCCATTTTCATGttaaaattaagaacaaaagGAAATGCTGGGTTATATTGTCTTGTATGCTCGTGTTCTTGTTATTGGCATTTTTGCACTGTGAGCAGAGGTGTCTATAAGTTTAGTTATTGATCAGTCATGTGATTGCCATCCTCATATTAAcagttctgaagaaaaaaaagaagaagaaatgctTGTTTTTTCTTGTATGCTCGTGTTCTTGTTATTGGCATTTTTGCACTGTGAGCAGAGGTGATTAAGTCTATCAATCACTTATTTAATCGGCTCACTCATTTAatctcatgttaaaaaaaataaaatgctgttatatTCTCTTGAATGCTCATGTTTTATTTGCATTGTCATTTTTGAACTTGGTGAGCATGTTTAATTGGCATATTTGCAGTTGTAAGCAAGAAGACGTGCAAGGTTAAATGTTCTTGTGTGCgcaaactttaaaatgttacaaaatatattgaCATTAACATATTGACTTTTTATTCACAGTAGATTATAGgtgtacattaaaaatgtaatataacaagtatttcactttcatttggaagTAGCTGTAGAGTCAAGTTAAAGTATAATGATATACATTTTATCTAGTAGGCAGGACAAAAATGTATGTAGTTGACGTTGCATTGTTAGATATAGTAGGCTTGACCAAAATTCAGAGTAGTAGTAACCTGACAAAATCTTCTCTATTAGACATAACAAAACTTTATCTAGTAGGCAGGACAAAAATGTATGTAGTTGCACATTGCAATTGTTAGATATAGTAGACACGACCAATTGAAATGTAGTTAACAtggcattatttttatatagtaggCTTGACAAAATTCAGAGTAGTTAACCTGACAAAATCTTCTCTATTAGACATAACAAAACTTTATCTAGTAGAAAtgaccaattttttttaagttaatacaACAAGATtacaacaaatcatttcaaactaATTCGATTTTGGtggaaaaatttaattaaatttcatggAAAAGTTTACTCAAATTTTTTTAAGTTCgttcaacaactttttttttgagttcatggaaaagtttattaatttttttttcatgctaattGGGCATGTCTTGGGGCTGTTTATGCTTGTTGCTTGTTTATGCTCTTTCTTTCCCATTCTTAAATCAAGTGACTGGTGTGTGTCTCTGACCATACCATACAAAGTGTGGTAGATTTGAACAGGCATTAACTTAAACCAACACATAAGTaatcaaaagtttgaaattaataaagatttgtaaaatgtttttaaatttttaatcagGATAAATCTTCAGCAAATGTATTGTTCCGATCTTTAATTCAGCATGTCTTCATCAGTAAATGAGAAGTGAAAACTTAGCTAAAATTAGATTTGCTAAGAGAAAATTATGACAGATGATTTCAATGAGATAATGACCTAAActgggattgttttttttttttttttttttttttttttttattcatctacAAATTAAACTCTGTTATTGACCTAATACCTGTTGCTACAATGTTTCGGCACAAAATGAACAGAGGGGGGTGCTGTGTGTATATCCTGAATCTGTATTTGGGTGGAATATGGGGGCCTTTAAAAATGGCCCCAAAGCTGTTACTGTAAcgaatttattacagtttatgtaTTTCTGAGCCTTGTTTAGGGGGATTAATTTTTAGGGCAAGTGGGACTTATTAGGTGATGAACCTAACAGGTGATGAAATTTGCATAAATCATGCACGCATTTGTGCTTGTGACCAGTCAGTGATAAAATGTGACCCAGAAACCCAGTGACGGCCCAGGCTGATAAGATGCACATTTCAATCACTTTAATGGGTGTTTAGCATCATCTTATGCATTTGTCTCAAACTGACTGCAACAAACCTCATAGGAAAATCAGCTTCACTGACCATGAGGGATTAGGATAAAGATACACCATAATCATGCGATTATGATATAGTCATATTCAGGTCCATGCTTACATAGACCTCTCAATGTGTTCTTTTCCTTCTGTTGATTAAAATAACGTGATCTGTAAGCAGAGACAGAGCGTGGACTGGTTTGTAGATGTAGGACAGTTTGTTGAGTTTGGGATCTTGTGCTTAATATCAATTTGTGTGGGTGCATAAATGTTTATTGTGATAACTTATTATTGTGAAAACATTTTGCAAGTACCATTAAGAAAACCCAATAATTGACTGATTATTTGGAACTAAAAAGCCCAATATGTTGTGTAACAATCAAAACAAGCTTATCTGCCAACTTTGGAGAAAATGTGCTTGTCTTTTACAGTGGTTCTCATAGAAATGCAGCATTCGTTCTAATTTGAGGGGAAAATGTCCCCAAAAGGAAAACAGAACACAGTAGAACTAAGCAGCTCTGGGTAGTGTAGAGGGAAAAACTGTTGCAGATGAAAGAGTGGAAGGTACTGGCAGTGCTTTTGTTCAGCCGAGCTCAGGCAGCTTTGCTTTCTAACTGAGCTAAGTAATCATGGTAATGCGGTCAAACAAGCACCGTAATATTTGGAGCGCAAGAGAACCCTCCATATATGAAGGTCTGCTGTGAACATCCTGCGATTACAGTACATTCATATCTCAGTTATTTGGATCAAGGATGTAGCAATCATGTGTAGTAATGTGCATTAGAGATGCTTGttcaattacttatttttttgtatttttaaaaatataacagtaatGATGTATcggggggttggggggtgggtTCAGTAAATCTGAAGGTtcagaattaaagggatagttcacccaaaaatgcaaattctgtcacaATTACTcatccacttgttccaaacctgtacagttttcttttttttgttgcacaCAAGATATATTGAAAAAGGTTGTTAAACCatacagttgacggtagccattgacttccatagtatttatttcgTACATcttgatgacaacattttcattattggctgaactatccctttaatttacaTAATCTGAAGTATCATAACAGATTATTAAAGTCCTTTAGTTGTAATGTTGTAGTACATGACGAGTTGTAATGTTATGGTACATGACTTGCTTGTTTACCATCATATTTGCTTAAAATAGATACAATAGAAAGCAATGTTTTTGTTACAGAGTCAaggttttatcatttatttaatcatttgtaaTGATGTGATTTGAAGGTACAGTTTAGTGGAGGAAAAGGAACATgtgttttattaatcattttaaaatttgcttACTGATTTCCTCAAATGAATTACTGTTTGGCATATTTTACGTCATTTATCTGAAATGCTGAActgcaaaattaattaaaaccccaattccagagaagtttggacgttttgtaaaaatgcaataaaatcaggAATCTGTgattttgttcattctttttaacttattttttaaattgaaaattgttttcattGACCAACGGAAATGTATTTCGTACATATGAATAAAATTGGATTTTTGATGGCTGtaacacattccaaaaagttgggacagaggctaaataaaagtgaaaaggttatagaatatccacAGTTTTGAAATAGTTCACAGTAAGCTGGTGAATTGGTAATAGGTCAAGGTCTCATGTTTGGttataaaaggagcatctcagtttttgcaagcaaagctggatcGTGGCTCATCACTTTGTGCTGAATTTAATGAGAGAATTGTCAAACAAATCAATCACATTTCACAATGCAAAATGgcaaagaatttaggtctttcaccaactaccacacgtaatattgtgaaaagattcagggaatccagagaaaatcacagtacatgtagggcaaggcaggaaacctcagcTGAATGTGCTTACCCTGTGAGCCATCCgatggcattgcataagaaaTCGTCATGCTGCTGTGTTAAATATatccacatgggctcaggagtactttaGAAAACTGCTGTCACTTAACACCATCtgctgcatcaagaaatgcaacttgaaacTGTTACTCTAGGAGAAAACTATACACCAATTCTATACAACGCTGCTGCcgggttctctgggccagagctcattTTAGATAGTcaaaaagacttgaaaatgtgTGCTGTGCTCAGATGAATCCACATTTCAACTTGTTTCTGGGAAAAATGGTAAGGGACCATCTAGACGTTCATTAGCGACAGAAGCAAAACCAAATGTCTGTCATGGTATATGAGTGCATCAGTGCAAACGACATGGGTGACTTGCATATGTGTGAAAGTACCATTGACATAAAGGCATACTGTATATTAGAGTTGTACAGAGAAATATACTGCCGtcaagatgatgtctttcatgggaTGTCCATGGTTATTTGATCGAGACAATGCCAGCTCTCATTCTGCGTGTGCTACAACAGCGTGGTTTGTGAATTTGTTTGACTGGACTGCCCAAAGTCCAGATCTGActcctattgaaaatgtatgaccagtcatgaaaaggagaattAGACAATAACAATCACAGAATGCTGAGCATATGAAGCCTTGCTTCAAGAGAGACTGGACAAAACTTTtgcaaatctttaaaaaaaaaagtatccttaATTCCCAAACAATGAAGTTGATGttacacagtgttaaacatgcctctgtcccaacttttttggagtgtgtttcagccatcaaaattaaaaaacatttacgttggtcagtgaaaactttggaaatctcttctttgtacttttgtcaattaaataaaagttaaagagaatgaacaaatcacagatcttggattttattacatttttacaaaacgtCCCAACTTCTCTGGAGTTGGGGTTGTAGATGACTataaattatcaatattatttaacataagaAGCACCGTATgcttaattttaaagttaaaattccaAAGTTGAAGAAAACTCCTATTTTAAGAAACAATCTGTGTAATGTTAACTCTTTACAATAACATTGAGTTGTATTTGTCCTCAGGAGTGGGAAACATATTGGtaaaaaattgtcaaaacaaTTTTGTTGTTTGTCGTGAGGCGATCCTGTTTCCAGAGCAAATGTTTTCATGATGAGCTATCCCatctgcaaaaaattaaaataccttTAAACCATCTTTCTTCTTTAGAATAACTACATGGTTTTGAAGAGGCTTGTTCGCTTTGAAACATCATTAAAAATCCCACCGAAACGCCTTGACACAGTTACTGTCATATTACTCTGAGTGAGAAACAGATGTGGGACTCAAACAGTATCTATTTCATTAGAATCCTTCTCATTCCAGAGAAATAAGACCGTCTTATCTCAGCTCTCAAAGTTTTTCATGGCTTAGATCTTCATTTGACCCCAAACTCAGAAGTAATGAATGAAAACACACAGCAATGGCTACTGCTATAGTTTGAAAAACCTTCAGAACAAATAAATTCACCACTTGAGCTCAAGATGGAAGTGGTTTAACAAATGTTTTGATGACACAAAATGGCCCATGTCTGTTGAGGTTCATGAGAAACATGATTTGTATTAATTTAGTTTGGATGTTTGTAAAAGGAACCATGTTTCCAAggttttaatctttatttgaaaatgaatttttttgtgtttgtttgtttttttaatcagctaTGCTGTTGGagttcaaaatattatttgccATCCTTGGATGAAACAAAAACTATTTGTCTGCACAGTAGTTCTCATCCAGTGGCTTGTTTTGATTAAGGAAAATTACTAGTGCTaaatccaaaaagaaaaattcaactAAACATATAGCAAAATGGATCAGCTCACAAACATTTATAAGAGAGGAGAAACGATTCtcatatattgtgttttgttgttttgtgtccAAGCAAACCCATTTTGGCTAAAACTCATCGCTCACTCAGGAGAAACTAACCAAATTAGACAGACTGTGTGACATCCTCGAGAACATGAACACAACTACACAAAAACAAGATATGACCCAGAAAAAAATGCATGGTTGTGTTATAGCGGACTCTGTGTTTTACATAACAAATATGATGATTTTGACAGTTTGTTGGTAAAGAGTTGTCTCTGCATCTTCACTTGACATACCGAAGGCAGAGACTGAATCTGCTTTGTCATATTTCCTCCATCATGACCACATGGTTACATTCATCTGCCTTGAAATGACTTTTCCGGGAGTGCTTGTCCTGCATTCAGCCATCTCATTTGCCCACAGCCTTGGCACTTAAAGGTCTTTTCATTAAAGCTTTTCCTGAGGAAATTGCAGTCAACAAATGtcttctaaaataaaagtttgcatttaaTTATGATTGTTCTGTGAAAGCCTTTTGTGTTCCTTTTTACACTGTATCATGccaagtgaaataaataaaactgattacaAAAAATAACTCTGACCTTTatatggttattaaaaaaaaacctctcttaCCTTTTTGTAACGTGCTGAAAGAATGCATGCAATAACTTCCCAGAATCTGATTGAATGGATTGTTGTGAGAGATTATGCCACCTAAAACAATCCCTTTGCTTTACTAGGATTTCTTAGGTCTCGTAATTTTAAGTCtctatttcagtttatttaaaaggaTTTACTGCTCAAAGTGACAAAAAGCCTCTCTTACTGGCCTTAGATTAACATTGATATTGTTGCTCTAATTGATCTGTCATTgagagtttttaataaaaatctcagCTATGCATGTTCACGCTCTATCTTGCACTACACTAGATTGTCTCTTAATACACACAAGACAGAAACCAATATTTATATGAACAGATTAAATGTCCTGATTTAGACGAGAATCTGCAATGAAAAGCATAAAGAAATGCAAGCTCACTGTCATTTAGGCCTGTTTAAAAGATTGAAATGTGCACAAAAATCAGCTGTAACTGGATTTAACTGCAAGTGCACAGACCCTTCAACATTGTGTTTCATACAGTTAagaattcaatcaaaaatatagtaGAAAAAATAGtcagacctgaaaatggctgtatTGTTCTAGTgaataaaaaatgctttactgcaaatatataatacaatgaaAACATATCCGAGGCTTATTGTTTGCAAAAACAGATTATATATGTCGATAAACAGAAAAAAGCCCTTCTGTGATATAGTGAAAACTCCCATTTAGAAGATAAACCACAACTGGATAtccttttgggaaaaaaattaggCATCATGAGATCTGTCTAAAAATGCATTCAATCCAATATTTAAAACATCTACAGTGTGCCTCTATTTATATTTCTGCTCCCCTTCcatatattgaattaattaatgtCTTTGTGGTGTCAGCTAAGTTCAGGCTTAATGGTGTTTCTTAAACAGATTGCACACTCTTTGATGCAAAGGTCATTATAAAACAGCAAGTGCTCCTTTTCATCTGAACTATTAATTAATGTGCGCTCCTGTGTCTT
Encoded proteins:
- the LOC122139413 gene encoding sterile alpha motif domain-containing protein 3-like translates to MASFKLRVIWGDDNSQRLTFSDGMPASLNVLSKKIENECGLQGQQFRLQYMDKDFNEFMNLTSVSDLTDKDTVRVVFFTSRSSSSSHMPDEFSPLAHCNSSESCDADNENSSAETSDADILSSSTSARSSLWPTPFILPRFSYDVQLKLNHGNSAFRNNGQFLIPDPKLKSGILDALAEEIINYKAYPSDSEFSDVAKALVAKHPCLKEQGSASGYSGWKMSLKFKLANYRSKLRRLGCPEVTVNALKHKPEGKHSPAFGVKKPKKAEVNYCPVFPAGETAESQEKMRVELLAEQKKRNNDETVRKMMDMTFAYRRHEVVHDSPLVADFRSRWPALFQVREINAEFRRITTLPLQSKFLSQLDWFSDDLLKVFTKKGGVVRKRIQDVMVPMSQKATIETKRECILKGLCIYLNEDPQDLVREYLDVDFASNEADIKKTVLGIYVVKHEFADTTEDPEDIGIVLEGVEVLSGLGNVALATAMLLGLIYSLNLTYPQELHYTFEVLQKIILELDSHKLSCQSTGTENKTLHLESVSGAVFEGPFVFKLYAISHVCTFLSRGHLIFQNFGLLVQLNVYHVYKYEQESMQFIKCVCPFLN